A window from Gossypium raimondii isolate GPD5lz chromosome 7, ASM2569854v1, whole genome shotgun sequence encodes these proteins:
- the LOC105786872 gene encoding tetraspanin-8, producing MVRISNAIFNCINFIPLVLGLIAVVVSIYFSRNDSTVCETSARNPLLIIGIISVFVAVLALIGSCTKNGSIFLTIYSVLLILIILALFCLTFFALIVSNKELAKRIAGKGVGSVRLKDYSRWLKKNYLDAQHWEKVRSCLSESNICSSLHSEKAIFKLGFIKQKFSMIQSGCCKPPMYCKYEKKNATFWEMPKSGPDVPDIDCLTWSNDKEKLCYNCKSCKGGFLVDIKKQWRFMAIVNLVILVLILIIFNIGCSVRRRKEPKSDFAPKYLPPQIPPDYIPPPQTMV from the exons atGGTTCGTATTAGCAACGCCATTTTCAATTGTATAAACTTCATTCCCTTGGTTTTAGGCTTAATCGCCGTCGTCGTTTCCATTTACTTCAGCCGTAACGACAGCACCGTTTGTGAAACCTCCGCTCGAAACCCATTGTTAATCATCGGAATAATATCGGTGTTTGTAGCAGTACTAGCCTTGATTGGTTCTTGTACCAAAAATGGGTCAATTTTCTTGACGATTTATTCGGTTTTGttgattttaatcattttggCATTGTTTTGTTTAACGTTCTTCGCATTGATCGTGTCGAACAAGGAGTTGGCGAAGAGGATAGCCGGAAAGGGAGTGGGATCGGTGCGGTTGAAGGATTATTCACGGTGGCTGAAGAAGAATTATTTGGATGCGCAGCATTGGGAAAAAGTACGGAGTTGTTTGAGTGAATCCAATATTTGCAGTTCTCTTCATAGTGAAAAAGCAATTTTTAAATTAGGGTTCATCAAGCAAAAGTTTTCTATGATACAg tCTGGTTGTTGCAAGCCACCCATGTATTGCAAGTACGAAAAGAAAAATGCAACATTTTGGGAGATGCCGAAATCGGGACCGGACGTGCCCGACATCGACTGCTTGACATGGAGCAACGACAAGGAGAAGCTCTGCTACAACTGCAAGTCTTGTAAGGGCGGGTTTTTAGTTGACATTAAGAAACAATGGCGGTTTATGGCCATCGTTAACCTAGTCATCCTCGTACTTATCCTCATCATCTTCAACATCGGATGCAGTGTTCGCCGACGAAAAGAGCCTAAATCCGACTTTGCACCAAAATATCTGCCACCTCAGATTCCGCCAGATTACATTCCGCCACCACAAACTATGGTATAA
- the LOC105786855 gene encoding calcium sensing receptor, chloroplastic: MAVQMAIRVSPTARLSLPPPSPSPPSPSVPSSIISTKPSLKPRQPKPISLSLPTSTAISLLALFSPPHEAKAINLSKEQIISSLNEVEKTIDQVQEASSSALDVAQQIFDVVGKVLKPAIDAGVPIAQKAGEEALKVASPAISEASKKAQEAFQGTGLDTEPVLSAAKTAADAAKQTTKVIEVAKPIASSTMETITSAEPITIVATGGALFVAYLLIPPIWSFISYNLRGYKGDLTPAQALDLISTQNYVMIDIRSEKDKDRAGVPRLPSSAKNRMVAIPLEELPSKLRSLVRNTKKVEAEIAALKISYLKKISKSSNIVIMDSYCDSAKTVARTLASLGFNNCWVVADGFSGRKGWLQSRLGTDSYNFSLVEILSPSNVFPAAAKRFGTTSTKFLPGAE; encoded by the exons ATGGCAGTGCAGATGGCTATCCGAGTTTCACCCACTGCAAGGCTTTCTCTTCCAccaccatcaccatcaccaCCTTCTCCTTCAGTACCATCATCCATAATCTCAACCAAACCTTCTTTAAAACCCCGACAACCCAAACCCATCTCTCTATCACTCCCAACATCCACAGCTATCTCTTTATTGGCTTTATTTTCACCTCCCCATGAAGCCAAAGCTATCAATCTTAGCAAAGAACAAATTATTTCATCTCTCAATGAA GTGGAGAAAACCATTGATCAAGTTCAAGAAGCCAGTTCAAGTGCCTTGGATGTTGCACAACAGATATTTGATGTTGTAGGGAAAGTATTGAAACCAGCCATAGATGCTGGGGTACCTATTGCTCAGAAAGCTGGAGAAGAAGCATTGAAAGTGGCTTCTCCAGCTATATCTGAAGCTTCAAAGAAAGCGCAAGAAGCATTTCAAGGCACTGGTCTTGACACTGAACCTGTTCTTAGTGCTGCTAAG ACGGCGGCGGACGCGGCGAAACAAACCACAAAGGTGATTGAAGTAGCCAAGCCTATAGCTTCTTCAACAATGGAAACCATCACATCAGCAGAGCCAATAACAATTGTAGCAACTGGTGGTGCATTATTTGTTGCATATCTCCTCATTCCTCCCATTTGGTCTTTCATCTCTTATAACCTTCGTGGTTACAAAG GTGATCTTACACCGGCTCAAGCTCTTGATTTAATCTCTACACAAAATTATGTTATGATTGATATTCGGTCGGAGAAGGACAAGGATAGGGCCGGTGTCCCCCGCCTTCCCTCCAGTGCTAAGAACAGGATGGTTGCTATTCC TTTGGAAGAGTTGCCAAGCAAGTTAAGAAGCTTAGTGAGAAATACAAAGAAAGTAGAAGCAGAGATTGCAGCATTGAAGATTTCATATCTCAAGAAAATCAGCAAAAGCTCAAACATTGTAATCATGGATTC CTACTGTGATTCAGCAAAAACAGTGGCTAGAACATTAGCGAGTCTCGGTTTCAACAACTGTTGGGTTGTTGCCGACGGGTTCTCGGGACGAAAAGGGTGGTTACAGAGTCGACTCGGAACTGATTCATACAACTTTTCGTTGGTGGAGATCTTGTCGCCGTCTAATGTGTTTCCGGCAGCTGCTAAACGTTTTGGTACGACCAGCACCAAGTTTCTTCCCGGTGCGgaataa
- the LOC105770439 gene encoding probable calcium-binding protein CML15: MVAMHVEQLNQLKDIFTRFDMDSDGSLTILELAALLRSLGLKPTGDQIHVLLANMDSNGNGAVEFEELANAIVPHMNEQVLVNQEQLMEVFHLFDRDGNGYITPAELAGCMAKMGQPLSYRELTEMIREADADGDGVISFNEFSTVMARSALDFLGVRLSM; encoded by the coding sequence ATGGTGGCAATGCATGTGGAGCAACTCAATCAATTAAAGGACATTTTCACGAGGTTCGACATGGATTCCGATGGCAGCCTTACGATTTTGGAGCTGGCGGCGTTGCTCCGGTCGTTAGGACTTAAACCGACGGGGGATCAAATCCATGTTCTATTGGCCAACATGGATTCTAATGGCAATGGTGCAGTGGAGTTTGAAGAATTAGCGAATGCCATTGTACCTCATATGAATGAACAGGTACTTGTAAATCAAGAGCAACTCATGGAGGTATTTCATTTGTTCGATCGTGACGGTAACGGTTACATCACACCGGCGGAATTGGCGGGTTGTATGGCTAAAATGGGGCAACCGTTATCGTACCGAGAGTTAACGGAGATGATCAGAGAGGCTGATGCGGATGGCGATGGTGTGATTAGCTTCAATGAGTTTTCTACAGTAATGGCTAGGTCAGCCCTGGATTTTCTAGGCGTTCGTTTATCTATGTAA
- the LOC105770431 gene encoding ethylene-responsive transcription factor ERF095, with protein sequence MVPQQDQSPNKNQTSIEPHEAQTMAENSEKRSIKKVINNGRRRYLGVRQRPSGRWVAEIKNSSQKLRLWLGTFDKPEEAALAYDNAAMVLRGKNAKTNFQYEGNLNLIGKVNINPRVYQLLQLTIMKNHARSALRSINGKRMDPVDIDGFDTIVEETIFCDDHHHHHDHDEGDNNNNNNKLCKVSLGNSKVYSSVVVAPSFCSSSIDQQGQKENNM encoded by the coding sequence ATGGTGCCTCAACAAGATCAAAGCCCTAACAAAAACCAGACCTCCATCGAACCACATGAAGCACAAACCATGGCTGAAAACAGTGAAAAAAGAAGCATCAAGAAGGTGATCAACAATGGAAGAAGAAGATACCTAGGGGTCCGACAAAGACCATCTGGAAGATGGGTGGCTGAGATCAAAAACTCATCTCAAAAGCTAAGATTATGGCTAGGGACTTTCGACAAACCGGAAGAAGCAGCTTTGGCTTATGATAACGCCGCCATGGTTTTACGGGGAAAGAATGCCAAGACCAATTTTCAGTATGAAGGAAACTTGAATCTAATAGGAAAGGTTAATATTAATCCAAGGGTTTATCAGCTTCTTCAGCTAACAATCATGAAGAACCATGCAAGATCAGCTTTGAGATCCATTAATGGGAAAAGAATGGATCCTGTTGATATTGATGGTTTCGATACCATTGTTGAAGAAACTATATTTTGTGAtgatcatcatcaccatcatgaTCATGATGAaggtgataataataataataataacaagcTTTGTAAGGTTTCACTTGGGAATTCTAAGGTTTATTCTTCTGTTGTTGTTGCTCCTTCCTTTTGTTCTTCTTCTATAGATCAACAAGGACAAAAGGAaaataacatgtaa
- the LOC105786824 gene encoding putative phospholipid-transporting ATPase 9, whose translation MTGGRRRKQHFSRIHAFSCGKASFRGDHSLIGGPGFSRVVYCNDPECFEASLRNYAGNYVRSTKYTLATFFPKSLFEQFRRVANFYFLICAILSFTPLSPYSAVSNVLPLVVVIGATMGKEAVEDWRRKKQDTEVNNRKVKMHQSDGIFEPTKWIDLKVGDIVKVEKDEFFPADLILLSSSYEEAICYVETMNLDGETNLKLKGASDVTSSLHDDASFQDFKATIRCEDPNANLYSFVGSLELGDEQYPLSPQQLLLRDSKLRNTDYIFGVVIFTGRDTKVIQNSTDPPSKRSKIEKRMDNIVYFLFAVLVGLSIIGSIFFGIETREDLENGKMRRWYLRPDDTTIYYNPKRAAVAAILQFLTALMLYSYLIPISLYVSIEIVKVLQSIFINQDLHMYHEETDKPAHARTSNLNEELGQVDTILSDKTGTLTCNSMEFIKCSIAGTSYGHGITEVERALVWRKGSPLAREVPEINGQVEEFKKEKPLVKGFNFVDERIMNSNWLNEPHADVIQKFLRLLAICHTAIPEVDEETGRISYEAESPDEAAFVVAARELGFEFYERTQTSISLYEFDLSGKKVKRSYKLLNILEFSSSRKRMSVILQNEEGKLLLLCKGADSVMFERLAKNGIEFAEQTKEHIEEYADAGLRTLVLAYREINEEEYVEFNEKFMEAKNIVSADREEMIEEVAESIERDLILLGATAVEDKLQNGVPECIDKLAQAGIKIWVLTGDKMETAINIGFACSLLRQGMKQIIINSGTPENKALEKSGDKTAAAAAYKASVLQQIAEGRQLLTSSNENSEALALIVDGKSLTYALEDDVKDAFLELAIGCASVICCRSSPKQKALVTRLVKTKTGSTTLAIGDGANDVGMLQEADIGVGISGVEGMQAVMSSDIAIAQFRFLERLLLVHGHWCYRRISSMICYFFYKNIVFGFTLFFYEIYASFTGQAVYNDWFLSFYNVFFTSLPVVALGVFDQDVSSRLCLKFPLLYQEGIQNVLFSWLRIVAWAFNGVLSATVIFFFCIRATQHQAFRKGGEVVGLEILGTTMYTCVVWVVNCQMTLSISYFTYIQHLFIWGSIILWYIFLMAYGAMAPSISTTAYKVFIESCAPAGMYWLLTLLVLISSLLPYFIYSAIQVRFFPSYHQMIQWIRSDGQSDDPEYCHMVRQRSLRPTTVGYTARLEAKSRSSRKGGEDHQ comes from the exons ATGACGGGCGGAAGGCGAAGAAAGCAGCATTTTAGCCGAATACATGCTTTCTCATGTGGGAAAGCTTCATTCAGAGGGGATCATTCATTGATTGGAGGACCTGGTTTCTCAAGGGTTGTATATTGTAATGACCCTGAATGCTTTGAGGCCAGTCTTCGTAACTATGCTGGTAATTATGTTCGAAGTACAAAGTATACGCTTGCGACGTTCTTTCCCAAATCGTTGTTCGAGCAATTCAGGAGGGTggctaatttttattttctcatatgTGCTATACTGTCTTTTACACCGTTGTCTCCTTACTCAGCTGTTAGTAATGTTCTTCCATTAGTTGTTGTCATCGGAGCTACTATGGGAAAGGAGGCTGTCGAAGATTGGAGACGAAAAAAACAg GACACTGAGGTTAATAACCGGAAAGTTAAGATGCATCAAAGTGATGGTATTTTCGAACCTACTAAATGGATCGATTTGAAAGTCGGAGATATAGTCAAAGTTGAAAAGGATGAATTCTTTCCTGCGGATCTCATTTTACTCTCTTCGAGTTACGAGGAAGCTATTTGCTATGTTGAAACGATGAACCTTGATGGCGAAACCAATTTGAAACTAAAAGGAGCATCCGATGTAACTTCAAGTTTGCACGACGATGCAAGCTTTCAAGATTTCAAGGCTACCATTAGATGTGAAGATCCGAATGCAAACTTGTACTCTTTTGTTGGTAGTCTCGAACTTGGAGATGAACAATATCCTTTATCTCCTCAGCAGCTTTTACTTAGGGACTCCAAATTACGGAACACGGATTATATTTTTGGTGTAGTTATCTTCACAGGCCGTGACACAAAagttattcaaaattcaacggATCCTCCTTCGAAAAGAAGCAAGATTGAGAAGAGGATGGATAATATCGTGTACTTTCTGTTTGCTGTCCTAGTTGGGCTTTCTATTATCGGGTCGATTTTCTTTGGCATAGAAACTAGAGAGGACttggaaaatggaaaaatgagGAGATGGTACCTTAGGCCGGATGACACTACAATTTATTATAACCCAAAAAGGGCAGCCGTTGCagcaattttacaatttttgacaGCTCTCATGCTTTATTCATATTTGATTCCGATTTCCTTGTATGTATCCATCGAAATTGTCAAAGTTCTCCAGAGTATTTTCATCAACCAAGATCTGCATATGTACCACGAAGAAACTGACAAGCCAGCACATGCTCGGACCTCAAATCTAAATGAAGAACTTGGCCAGGTTGACACTATACTTTCTGACAAAACCGGAACTTTGACTTGCAACTCCATGGAATTTATCAAATGTTCTATAGCTGGAACATCGTACGGTCATGGAATTACTGAAGTTGAAAGAGCTCTCGTATGGAGAAAAGGTTCACCTTTGGCTCGAGAGGTGCCAGAGATCAATGGCCAAGTAGAGGAGTTTAAGAAAGAAAAGCCATTGGTCAAAGGGTTTAATTTTGTGGATGAAAGAATCATGAACAGTAATTGGCTAAACGAACCTCATGCTGATGTGATTCAGAAGTTTTTACGACTATTGGCTATCTGTCATACTGCAATACCCGAAGTGGATGAAGAAACCGGAAGAATTTCGTATGAAGCCGAATCACCAGATGAGGCAGCATTTGTGGTTGCAGCTAGGGAATTGGGATTCGAGTTTTATGAAAGGACACAAACAAGCATTTCATTATATGAGTTCGATCTCTCCGGGAAAAAAGTCAAAAG ATCTTATAAACTATTGAATATCTTGGAGTTTAGTAGCTCGAGAAAGCGGATGTCTGTGATTTTGCAGAATGAGGAAGGCAAGCTGCTGCTACTCTGTAAAGGTGCCGACAG TGTCATGTTTGAAAGACTCGCAAAGAATGGAATAGAATTCGCAGAGCAAACCAAGGAGCACATTGAAGAATATGCCGATGCCGGTTTGAGGACTTTGGTACTTGCATACCGTGAAATAAATGAGGAAGAATATGTTGAGTTCAATGAGAAATTCATGGAAGCCAAGAACATAGTGAGTGCAGATAGGGAGGAAATGATCGAGGAAGTGGCGGAGAGTATTGAGAGGGATTTGATTCTTCTTGGTGCTACAGCTGTTGAAGACAAACTTCAAAATGGG GTTCCGGAATGCATTGACAAGCTTGCACAAGCTGGGATCAAGATATGGGTTTTGACAGGAGATAAGATGGAAACAGCCATTAATATCGG CTTTGCCTGTAGTTTGCTGAGACAAGGAATGaagcaaataataataaattcaggtACACCGGAGAACAAGGCATTGGAGAAATCCGGGGATAAAACCGCTGCTGCAGCG GCATATAAAGCAAGCGTTCTCCAGCAGATAGCCGAAGGGAGGCAGTTGCTTACATCGTCAAATGAAAATTCTGAGGCATTGGCTTTGATTGTTGATGGAAAATCATTAACTTATGCTCTGGAAGATGATGTCAAAGATGCCTTCTTAGAACTTGCCATTGGGTGTGCATCCGTAATTTGTTGTCGTTCATCTCCTAAACAAAAGGCTCTA GTTACAAGACTGGTTAAAACTAAAACCGGAAGTACAACTCTAGCAATCGGTGATGGAGCAAATGATGTCGGTATGCTTCAAGAAGCCGATATCGGAGTTGGTATCAGCGGTGTAGAAGGAATGCAG gcTGTCATGTCAAGTGACATTGCAATCGCCCAGTTCCGGTTTTTGGAGCGCTTGCTTCTGGTGCATGGACATTGGTGTTATAGACGGATTTCATCAATG ATTTGCTATTTCTTTTACAAGAATATTGTTTTCGGTTTCACTCTCTTCTTCTATGAGATATATGCATCATTCACGGGACAAGCTGTATACAACGATTGGTTTCTTTCCTTCTATAATGTTTTCTTCACTTCACTGCCTGTGGTCGCTCTTGGAGTTTTCGACCAGGATGTCTCATCCCGTTTATGTCTTAAG TTTCCTTTATTATATCAAGAAGGCATACAAAATGTCCTATTTAGCTGGCTTCGGATCGTTGCGTGGGCATTTAACGGAGTCCTAAGTGCTACGgtcatcttcttcttctgcATCCGAGCAACGCAACATCAAGCCTTCCGCAAAGGTGGGGAAGTTGTCGGTTTAGAGATCCTTGGCACCACCATGTATACATGTGTGGTATGGGTCGTAAACTGCCAAATGACATTGTCCATATCTTATTTTACATACATACAACATCTCTTCATATGGGGCAGCATAATATTATGGTATATCTTCCTCATGGCATATGGGGCCATGGCCCCGAGCATATCGACTACTGCCTACAAGGTGTTCATTGAATCCTGTGCGCCTGCTGGAATGTATTGGCTTCTTACTCTCCTTGTGTTGATATCTTCACTTCTCCCGTATTTCATTTACTCGGCTATCCAAGTCCGGTTTTTCCCCTCGTATCATCAGATGATACAATGGATTCGATCCGATGGTCAATCCGATGACCCTGAGTACTGTCATATGGTGCGACAGAGATCGTTACGGCCCACAACAGTAGGGTATACTGCACGGTTAGAAGCAAAATCAAGAAGCTCAAGAAAGGGAGGCGAGGATCATCAATGA